A single Anopheles arabiensis isolate DONGOLA chromosome 2, AaraD3, whole genome shotgun sequence DNA region contains:
- the LOC120897017 gene encoding U-box domain-containing protein 70-like, translating into MSQSKGSTEKPKPTEKETGKSNLNLTADELKEEGNRCVKAGNFTEAILHYTHAIKLSPADPILYSNRSLAFCKMQQYYYANADADKAITLNPTWAKGYFRKAEVSMAVGQYDTALLSYGKALQLQPQDMGIIQAARKAATLSNKEREDEKRSPFIGSAIGCVIGLCIVLADMLLTENPTIRYSSLMVFIIMVITSMGFGVAKLVWYYKKLQRKGLLDPPIDILEDFQKQEEHEDTSQTGEQRHERNRYTKAQARQRLKKAKI; encoded by the exons ATG TCACAGTCCAAAGGCAGCACTGAAAAACCGAAGCCAACAGAAAAGGAGACAGGCAAGAGTAACCTTAATCTGACGGCGGATGAACTGAAAGAGGAAGGAAATCGGTGTGTGAAAGCCGGCAACTTCACCGAAGCGATCCTTCATTACACTCATGCCATCAAGCTTAGTCCCGCGGATCCTATACTGTACAGTAATCGATCGTTGGCTTTCTGCAAGATGCAGCAGTACTACTACGCCAATGCAGACGCAGACAAGGCGATCACACTGAACCCTACCTGGGCGAAAGGGTACTTCCGGAAGGCGGAAGTTAGCATGGCTGTGGGCCAGTACGACACAGCGCTGCTCTCGTACGGCAAGGCGCTGCAACTTCAACCACAGGATATGGGAATCATTCAGGCTGCGCGGAAAGCTGCCACGTTAAGCAACAAAGAGCGTGAGGACGAAAAGCGTTCCCCATTCATTGGCAGTGCGATTGGCTGTGTGATCGGCTTGTGCATCGTGCTGGCCGATATGTTGCTAACGGAAAATCCGACCATCAGG TATTCTTCGTTAATGGTATTCATCATAATGGTGATCACTAGCATGGGATTCGGAGTGGCAAAATTAGTATGGTACTACAAAAAATTGCAGCGAAAAGGTCTGCTTGATCCGCCAATTGACATATTAGAAG aTTTTCAAAAGCAAGAAGAGCACGAGGATACCTCACAAACGGGCGAACAACGTCACGAAAGGAATCGATACACAAAAGCACAAGCAAGACAGCGTttgaaaaaggcaaaaatatAG
- the LOC120894674 gene encoding coatomer subunit beta' isoform X3 — MPLRLDIKRRLTSRSDRVKSVDLHPTEPWMLCALYNGHVHVMNYENQQLVKDFEVCDLPVRCARFVARKNWILTGSDDMQVRVFNYNTLEKVHSFEAHTDYVRCIAVHPTQPLILTCSDDMLVKLWNWEKMWAVQRVFEGHTHYVMQVVFNPKDNNTFASASLDRTVKVWQLGSNVPNFTLEGHEKGVNCVDYYHGGDKPYLISGADDRLVKIWDYQNKTCVQTLEGHAQNVSAVYFHPELPILLTGSEDGTIRIWHSGTYRLETSLNYGFERVWTIACMRGTNNVALGYDEGSIIIKVGREEPAMSMDVNGGKIVWARHSEMQQVNLKALPEGTEIKDGERLPVAVKDMGACEIYPQTIAHNPNGRFVVVCGDGEYIIYTSMALRNKAFGSAQEFVWASENSEYAVRESSGTVKLFRNFKERKSFTPDYGAEEGIFGGQLLGVKTSSGLTFYDWENLELIRRIEVQPRHVFWNEAGTLVCLATEDSYFILKVDIGMIQNALATKQQLGEDGIEEAFDVLGEVNELVRTGLWVGDCFIYTNSVNRINYYVGGEIVTVSHLDRTMYLLGYVPKDNRLYLGDKELNVTSFALLLSVLEYQTAVMRRDFETADRVLPTIPKEHRTRVAHFLEMQGFRQQALQVSIDPEHRFELALKIGDLDTALMLARESDSPQKWSQLAGIATSKNKFDLVKECLTNANDYGGLLLLATSTGDADMLRNLGENGVTQGKFNISFLSMFLLGDLEKCLEILIQTNRIPEAAFFARTYLPSKISHVLDIWRTELAKINEKAGQSLADPQQYENLFPGFYDSVKTQQFLLPERSTLLPANVATKVPLNIDRTPIEEMKMAENEGKFDYNPSASSEATATLPNGNDVAAASVSKHVDPSAVNTNSTQLAPSNVPPTITTPTANVGGVSAAQVKRKSSLEDFESEIEALNLDDNIDTSDVNIDDVELSDD; from the exons ATG CCCCTAAGGTTGGACATCAAAAGAAGGCTTACGTCGCGGTCGGACCGGGTAAAGTCGGTAGATCTGCACCCGACGGAGCCATGGATGCTGTGCGCCCTGTACAATGGCCACGTACACGTGATGAACTACGAGAACCAACAGCTGGTAAAAGATTTCGAGGTCTGTGATCTACCGGTTCGCTGCGCTCGCTTTGTGGCGCGCAAGAACTGGATCCTCACCGGCTCGGACGACATGCAGGTGCGCGTTTTCAACTACAACACCCTCGAAAAGGTGCATTCGTTCGAGGCGCACACCGATTACGTACGCTGCATCGCGGTGCATCCAACACAACCGCTCATTCTTACGTGCAGTG ACGACATGTTGGTGAAGCTGTGGAACTGGGAAAAGATGTGGGCAGTACAGCGCGTCTTCGAGGGACACACGCACTACGTCATGCAGGTCGTGTTCAACCCGAAAGACAACAACACATTCGCAAGCGCATCGCTTGACCGTACGGTCAAAGTGTGGCAGCTGGGCTCGAACGTTCCCAACTTTACGCTCGAGGGCCACGAGAAGGGAGTGAACTGTGTGGATTACTATCATGGAGGTGATAAACCGTACCTCATTTCCGGTGCCGACGATCGGTTGGTCAAAATCTGGGACTATCAGAACAAAACGTGTGTCCAAACGCTGGAAGGGCATGCACAAAACGTGTCAGCGGTCTACTTCCATCCGGAGCTCCCGATTCTGCTAACGGGCTCGGAGGATGGTACCATTCGCATTTGGCACTCGGGCACTTACAGACTGGAGACGTCGCTAAATTATGGATTTGAGCGTGTCTGGACAATTGCCTGCATGCGAGGCACCAACAACGTGGCGTTAGG CTACGACGAGGggtccatcatcatcaaggtTGGTCGCGAGGAACCGGCGATGTCGATGGATGTGAATGGAGGAAAAATTGTATGGGCTCGGCACTCCGAAATGCAGCAAGTTAACCTGAAAGCGCTCCCTGAAG GAACGGAAATCAAGGACGGCGAACGCTTGCCGGTAGCGGTTAAAGATATGGGTGCATGTGAAATCTATCCACAAACAATCGCCCACAATCCCAATGGAAG GTTTGTGGTGGTGTGCGGCGACGGAGAATACATAATCTACACGTCCATGGCCCTCCGCAATAAAGCGTTCGGTTCTGCTCAAGAATTTGTGTGGGCCTCGGAAAACAGCGAGTATGCCGTACGCGAATCAAGCGGCACAGTGAAGCTGTTCCGTAATTTCAAGGAACGGAAAAGCTTTACCCCCGACTACGGTGCAGAAG AAG GTATCTTCGGTGGACAATTGCTGGGAGTTAAAACATCATCTGGCTTAACATTCTACGATTGGGAAAATTTGGAACTGATCAGACGAATCGAGGTTCAGCCAAG ACACGTATTTTGGAACGAAGCGGGCACACTGGTGTGTCTTGCCACCGAGGATTCATACTTCATACTGAAGGTTGACATCGGCATGATTCAAAATGCGTTGGCCACCAAGCAACAGTTGGGTGAAGATGGCATCGAGGAAGCTTTCGAT GTTCTTGGCGAAGTAAACGAGCTGGTGCGTACAGGACTTTGGGTTGGCGATTGTTTCATCTACACAAATTCTGTGAACCGCATCAACTACTATGTTGGCGGAGAAATTGTTACCGTTTCCCATCTCGATCGCACGATGTATCTGCTTGGATACGTGCCGAAGGATAACAG GTTGTACCTCGGTGATAAGGAGTTGAATGTGACCAGCTTTGCACTGCTACTGTCGGTGTTAGAATACCAGACAGCTGTTATGCGGCGTGACTTCGAAACGGCGGATCGTGTGTTGCCCACCATCCCGAAGGAGCATCGCACACGTGTGGCCCATTTCCTGGAAATGCAAGGATTCCGCCAGCAAGCTTTACAAGTCTCGATTGATCCAGAGCATCGTTTTGAGCTGGCGCTGAAAATAGGCGATCTCGATACGGCGCTCATGCTTGCTCGCGAATCTGACAGTCCCCAGAAATGGAGCCAGCTCGCCGGCATCGCCACCAGCAAGAACAAGTTCGATCTCGTCAAGGAATGTCTGACGAATGCAAACGATTACGGTGGCCTCCTGCTGCTAGCAACTAGTACGG GCGATGCGGATATGCTGCGGAATCTTGGCGAGAACGGTGTCACGCAGGGCAAATTCAACATCTCTTTCTTGTCCATGTTTCTGCTGGGTGATTTAGAAAAATGTTTGGAAATTCTGATCCAAACAAACCGGATACCGGAAGCAGCATTCTTCGCCCG GACGTACTTGCCAAGCAAAATTTCGCACGTGCTTGATATTTGGCGTACGGAGCTGGCTAAAATCAATGAAAAGGCCGGCCAAAGCTTAGCGGATCCACAGCAATATGAAAATCTGTTTCCGGGCTTCTACGATTCAGTAAAGACGCAGCAATTTCTCCTCCCAGAGCGAAGCACACTGCTGCCCGCGAACGTCGCTACCAAA GTACCACTCAACATTGATCGCACGCCTATTGAGGAAATGAAAATGGCAGAAAATGAAGGAAAGTTTGACTATAATCCAAGCGCATCGAGCGAAGCCACCGCGACGCTGCCGAACGGAAACGATGTT GCTGCTGCCTCGGTTTCAAAGCACGTTGATCCATCTGCTGTAAACACCAACTCCACACAACTTGCACCCTCCAACGTACCGCCCACGATAACTACGCCGACGGCCAATGTGGGCGGTGTGTCAGCAGCGCAAGTAAAGCGGAAAAGTTCACTGGAAGACTTTGAGTCTGAAATAGAAGCGCTGAATCTGGACGATAATATCGATACTTCG GATGTAAATATAGATGACGTCGAGCTAAGCGATGATTGA
- the LOC120894674 gene encoding coatomer subunit beta' isoform X1 encodes MGHMKNKRRNQAKEAALQREERLRRLEEMDLENMPLRLDIKRRLTSRSDRVKSVDLHPTEPWMLCALYNGHVHVMNYENQQLVKDFEVCDLPVRCARFVARKNWILTGSDDMQVRVFNYNTLEKVHSFEAHTDYVRCIAVHPTQPLILTCSDDMLVKLWNWEKMWAVQRVFEGHTHYVMQVVFNPKDNNTFASASLDRTVKVWQLGSNVPNFTLEGHEKGVNCVDYYHGGDKPYLISGADDRLVKIWDYQNKTCVQTLEGHAQNVSAVYFHPELPILLTGSEDGTIRIWHSGTYRLETSLNYGFERVWTIACMRGTNNVALGYDEGSIIIKVGREEPAMSMDVNGGKIVWARHSEMQQVNLKALPEGTEIKDGERLPVAVKDMGACEIYPQTIAHNPNGRFVVVCGDGEYIIYTSMALRNKAFGSAQEFVWASENSEYAVRESSGTVKLFRNFKERKSFTPDYGAEEGIFGGQLLGVKTSSGLTFYDWENLELIRRIEVQPRHVFWNEAGTLVCLATEDSYFILKVDIGMIQNALATKQQLGEDGIEEAFDVLGEVNELVRTGLWVGDCFIYTNSVNRINYYVGGEIVTVSHLDRTMYLLGYVPKDNRLYLGDKELNVTSFALLLSVLEYQTAVMRRDFETADRVLPTIPKEHRTRVAHFLEMQGFRQQALQVSIDPEHRFELALKIGDLDTALMLARESDSPQKWSQLAGIATSKNKFDLVKECLTNANDYGGLLLLATSTGDADMLRNLGENGVTQGKFNISFLSMFLLGDLEKCLEILIQTNRIPEAAFFARTYLPSKISHVLDIWRTELAKINEKAGQSLADPQQYENLFPGFYDSVKTQQFLLPERSTLLPANVATKVPLNIDRTPIEEMKMAENEGKFDYNPSASSEATATLPNGNDVAAASVSKHVDPSAVNTNSTQLAPSNVPPTITTPTANVGGVSAAQVKRKSSLEDFESEIEALNLDDNIDTSDVNIDDVELSDD; translated from the exons ATGGGTCACATGAAAAATAAACGCCGTAATCAGGCAAAAGAGGCCGCTTTGCAAAGGGAGGAACGATTGCGCCGATTGGAAGAAATGGATCTGGAAAATAtg CCCCTAAGGTTGGACATCAAAAGAAGGCTTACGTCGCGGTCGGACCGGGTAAAGTCGGTAGATCTGCACCCGACGGAGCCATGGATGCTGTGCGCCCTGTACAATGGCCACGTACACGTGATGAACTACGAGAACCAACAGCTGGTAAAAGATTTCGAGGTCTGTGATCTACCGGTTCGCTGCGCTCGCTTTGTGGCGCGCAAGAACTGGATCCTCACCGGCTCGGACGACATGCAGGTGCGCGTTTTCAACTACAACACCCTCGAAAAGGTGCATTCGTTCGAGGCGCACACCGATTACGTACGCTGCATCGCGGTGCATCCAACACAACCGCTCATTCTTACGTGCAGTG ACGACATGTTGGTGAAGCTGTGGAACTGGGAAAAGATGTGGGCAGTACAGCGCGTCTTCGAGGGACACACGCACTACGTCATGCAGGTCGTGTTCAACCCGAAAGACAACAACACATTCGCAAGCGCATCGCTTGACCGTACGGTCAAAGTGTGGCAGCTGGGCTCGAACGTTCCCAACTTTACGCTCGAGGGCCACGAGAAGGGAGTGAACTGTGTGGATTACTATCATGGAGGTGATAAACCGTACCTCATTTCCGGTGCCGACGATCGGTTGGTCAAAATCTGGGACTATCAGAACAAAACGTGTGTCCAAACGCTGGAAGGGCATGCACAAAACGTGTCAGCGGTCTACTTCCATCCGGAGCTCCCGATTCTGCTAACGGGCTCGGAGGATGGTACCATTCGCATTTGGCACTCGGGCACTTACAGACTGGAGACGTCGCTAAATTATGGATTTGAGCGTGTCTGGACAATTGCCTGCATGCGAGGCACCAACAACGTGGCGTTAGG CTACGACGAGGggtccatcatcatcaaggtTGGTCGCGAGGAACCGGCGATGTCGATGGATGTGAATGGAGGAAAAATTGTATGGGCTCGGCACTCCGAAATGCAGCAAGTTAACCTGAAAGCGCTCCCTGAAG GAACGGAAATCAAGGACGGCGAACGCTTGCCGGTAGCGGTTAAAGATATGGGTGCATGTGAAATCTATCCACAAACAATCGCCCACAATCCCAATGGAAG GTTTGTGGTGGTGTGCGGCGACGGAGAATACATAATCTACACGTCCATGGCCCTCCGCAATAAAGCGTTCGGTTCTGCTCAAGAATTTGTGTGGGCCTCGGAAAACAGCGAGTATGCCGTACGCGAATCAAGCGGCACAGTGAAGCTGTTCCGTAATTTCAAGGAACGGAAAAGCTTTACCCCCGACTACGGTGCAGAAG AAG GTATCTTCGGTGGACAATTGCTGGGAGTTAAAACATCATCTGGCTTAACATTCTACGATTGGGAAAATTTGGAACTGATCAGACGAATCGAGGTTCAGCCAAG ACACGTATTTTGGAACGAAGCGGGCACACTGGTGTGTCTTGCCACCGAGGATTCATACTTCATACTGAAGGTTGACATCGGCATGATTCAAAATGCGTTGGCCACCAAGCAACAGTTGGGTGAAGATGGCATCGAGGAAGCTTTCGAT GTTCTTGGCGAAGTAAACGAGCTGGTGCGTACAGGACTTTGGGTTGGCGATTGTTTCATCTACACAAATTCTGTGAACCGCATCAACTACTATGTTGGCGGAGAAATTGTTACCGTTTCCCATCTCGATCGCACGATGTATCTGCTTGGATACGTGCCGAAGGATAACAG GTTGTACCTCGGTGATAAGGAGTTGAATGTGACCAGCTTTGCACTGCTACTGTCGGTGTTAGAATACCAGACAGCTGTTATGCGGCGTGACTTCGAAACGGCGGATCGTGTGTTGCCCACCATCCCGAAGGAGCATCGCACACGTGTGGCCCATTTCCTGGAAATGCAAGGATTCCGCCAGCAAGCTTTACAAGTCTCGATTGATCCAGAGCATCGTTTTGAGCTGGCGCTGAAAATAGGCGATCTCGATACGGCGCTCATGCTTGCTCGCGAATCTGACAGTCCCCAGAAATGGAGCCAGCTCGCCGGCATCGCCACCAGCAAGAACAAGTTCGATCTCGTCAAGGAATGTCTGACGAATGCAAACGATTACGGTGGCCTCCTGCTGCTAGCAACTAGTACGG GCGATGCGGATATGCTGCGGAATCTTGGCGAGAACGGTGTCACGCAGGGCAAATTCAACATCTCTTTCTTGTCCATGTTTCTGCTGGGTGATTTAGAAAAATGTTTGGAAATTCTGATCCAAACAAACCGGATACCGGAAGCAGCATTCTTCGCCCG GACGTACTTGCCAAGCAAAATTTCGCACGTGCTTGATATTTGGCGTACGGAGCTGGCTAAAATCAATGAAAAGGCCGGCCAAAGCTTAGCGGATCCACAGCAATATGAAAATCTGTTTCCGGGCTTCTACGATTCAGTAAAGACGCAGCAATTTCTCCTCCCAGAGCGAAGCACACTGCTGCCCGCGAACGTCGCTACCAAA GTACCACTCAACATTGATCGCACGCCTATTGAGGAAATGAAAATGGCAGAAAATGAAGGAAAGTTTGACTATAATCCAAGCGCATCGAGCGAAGCCACCGCGACGCTGCCGAACGGAAACGATGTT GCTGCTGCCTCGGTTTCAAAGCACGTTGATCCATCTGCTGTAAACACCAACTCCACACAACTTGCACCCTCCAACGTACCGCCCACGATAACTACGCCGACGGCCAATGTGGGCGGTGTGTCAGCAGCGCAAGTAAAGCGGAAAAGTTCACTGGAAGACTTTGAGTCTGAAATAGAAGCGCTGAATCTGGACGATAATATCGATACTTCG GATGTAAATATAGATGACGTCGAGCTAAGCGATGATTGA
- the LOC120894674 gene encoding coatomer subunit beta' isoform X2, with product MGHMKNKRRNQAKEAALQREERLRRLEEMDLENMPLRLDIKRRLTSRSDRVKSVDLHPTEPWMLCALYNGHVHVMNYENQQLVKDFEVCDLPVRCARFVARKNWILTGSDDMQVRVFNYNTLEKVHSFEAHTDYVRCIAVHPTQPLILTCSDDMLVKLWNWEKMWAVQRVFEGHTHYVMQVVFNPKDNNTFASASLDRTVKVWQLGSNVPNFTLEGHEKGVNCVDYYHGGDKPYLISGADDRLVKIWDYQNKTCVQTLEGHAQNVSAVYFHPELPILLTGSEDGTIRIWHSGTYRLETSLNYGFERVWTIACMRGTNNVALGYDEGSIIIKVGREEPAMSMDVNGGKIVWARHSEMQQVNLKALPEGTEIKDGERLPVAVKDMGACEIYPQTIAHNPNGRFVVVCGDGEYIIYTSMALRNKAFGSAQEFVWASENSEYAVRESSGTVKLFRNFKERKSFTPDYGAEGIFGGQLLGVKTSSGLTFYDWENLELIRRIEVQPRHVFWNEAGTLVCLATEDSYFILKVDIGMIQNALATKQQLGEDGIEEAFDVLGEVNELVRTGLWVGDCFIYTNSVNRINYYVGGEIVTVSHLDRTMYLLGYVPKDNRLYLGDKELNVTSFALLLSVLEYQTAVMRRDFETADRVLPTIPKEHRTRVAHFLEMQGFRQQALQVSIDPEHRFELALKIGDLDTALMLARESDSPQKWSQLAGIATSKNKFDLVKECLTNANDYGGLLLLATSTGDADMLRNLGENGVTQGKFNISFLSMFLLGDLEKCLEILIQTNRIPEAAFFARTYLPSKISHVLDIWRTELAKINEKAGQSLADPQQYENLFPGFYDSVKTQQFLLPERSTLLPANVATKVPLNIDRTPIEEMKMAENEGKFDYNPSASSEATATLPNGNDVAAASVSKHVDPSAVNTNSTQLAPSNVPPTITTPTANVGGVSAAQVKRKSSLEDFESEIEALNLDDNIDTSDVNIDDVELSDD from the exons ATGGGTCACATGAAAAATAAACGCCGTAATCAGGCAAAAGAGGCCGCTTTGCAAAGGGAGGAACGATTGCGCCGATTGGAAGAAATGGATCTGGAAAATAtg CCCCTAAGGTTGGACATCAAAAGAAGGCTTACGTCGCGGTCGGACCGGGTAAAGTCGGTAGATCTGCACCCGACGGAGCCATGGATGCTGTGCGCCCTGTACAATGGCCACGTACACGTGATGAACTACGAGAACCAACAGCTGGTAAAAGATTTCGAGGTCTGTGATCTACCGGTTCGCTGCGCTCGCTTTGTGGCGCGCAAGAACTGGATCCTCACCGGCTCGGACGACATGCAGGTGCGCGTTTTCAACTACAACACCCTCGAAAAGGTGCATTCGTTCGAGGCGCACACCGATTACGTACGCTGCATCGCGGTGCATCCAACACAACCGCTCATTCTTACGTGCAGTG ACGACATGTTGGTGAAGCTGTGGAACTGGGAAAAGATGTGGGCAGTACAGCGCGTCTTCGAGGGACACACGCACTACGTCATGCAGGTCGTGTTCAACCCGAAAGACAACAACACATTCGCAAGCGCATCGCTTGACCGTACGGTCAAAGTGTGGCAGCTGGGCTCGAACGTTCCCAACTTTACGCTCGAGGGCCACGAGAAGGGAGTGAACTGTGTGGATTACTATCATGGAGGTGATAAACCGTACCTCATTTCCGGTGCCGACGATCGGTTGGTCAAAATCTGGGACTATCAGAACAAAACGTGTGTCCAAACGCTGGAAGGGCATGCACAAAACGTGTCAGCGGTCTACTTCCATCCGGAGCTCCCGATTCTGCTAACGGGCTCGGAGGATGGTACCATTCGCATTTGGCACTCGGGCACTTACAGACTGGAGACGTCGCTAAATTATGGATTTGAGCGTGTCTGGACAATTGCCTGCATGCGAGGCACCAACAACGTGGCGTTAGG CTACGACGAGGggtccatcatcatcaaggtTGGTCGCGAGGAACCGGCGATGTCGATGGATGTGAATGGAGGAAAAATTGTATGGGCTCGGCACTCCGAAATGCAGCAAGTTAACCTGAAAGCGCTCCCTGAAG GAACGGAAATCAAGGACGGCGAACGCTTGCCGGTAGCGGTTAAAGATATGGGTGCATGTGAAATCTATCCACAAACAATCGCCCACAATCCCAATGGAAG GTTTGTGGTGGTGTGCGGCGACGGAGAATACATAATCTACACGTCCATGGCCCTCCGCAATAAAGCGTTCGGTTCTGCTCAAGAATTTGTGTGGGCCTCGGAAAACAGCGAGTATGCCGTACGCGAATCAAGCGGCACAGTGAAGCTGTTCCGTAATTTCAAGGAACGGAAAAGCTTTACCCCCGACTACGGTGCAGAAG GTATCTTCGGTGGACAATTGCTGGGAGTTAAAACATCATCTGGCTTAACATTCTACGATTGGGAAAATTTGGAACTGATCAGACGAATCGAGGTTCAGCCAAG ACACGTATTTTGGAACGAAGCGGGCACACTGGTGTGTCTTGCCACCGAGGATTCATACTTCATACTGAAGGTTGACATCGGCATGATTCAAAATGCGTTGGCCACCAAGCAACAGTTGGGTGAAGATGGCATCGAGGAAGCTTTCGAT GTTCTTGGCGAAGTAAACGAGCTGGTGCGTACAGGACTTTGGGTTGGCGATTGTTTCATCTACACAAATTCTGTGAACCGCATCAACTACTATGTTGGCGGAGAAATTGTTACCGTTTCCCATCTCGATCGCACGATGTATCTGCTTGGATACGTGCCGAAGGATAACAG GTTGTACCTCGGTGATAAGGAGTTGAATGTGACCAGCTTTGCACTGCTACTGTCGGTGTTAGAATACCAGACAGCTGTTATGCGGCGTGACTTCGAAACGGCGGATCGTGTGTTGCCCACCATCCCGAAGGAGCATCGCACACGTGTGGCCCATTTCCTGGAAATGCAAGGATTCCGCCAGCAAGCTTTACAAGTCTCGATTGATCCAGAGCATCGTTTTGAGCTGGCGCTGAAAATAGGCGATCTCGATACGGCGCTCATGCTTGCTCGCGAATCTGACAGTCCCCAGAAATGGAGCCAGCTCGCCGGCATCGCCACCAGCAAGAACAAGTTCGATCTCGTCAAGGAATGTCTGACGAATGCAAACGATTACGGTGGCCTCCTGCTGCTAGCAACTAGTACGG GCGATGCGGATATGCTGCGGAATCTTGGCGAGAACGGTGTCACGCAGGGCAAATTCAACATCTCTTTCTTGTCCATGTTTCTGCTGGGTGATTTAGAAAAATGTTTGGAAATTCTGATCCAAACAAACCGGATACCGGAAGCAGCATTCTTCGCCCG GACGTACTTGCCAAGCAAAATTTCGCACGTGCTTGATATTTGGCGTACGGAGCTGGCTAAAATCAATGAAAAGGCCGGCCAAAGCTTAGCGGATCCACAGCAATATGAAAATCTGTTTCCGGGCTTCTACGATTCAGTAAAGACGCAGCAATTTCTCCTCCCAGAGCGAAGCACACTGCTGCCCGCGAACGTCGCTACCAAA GTACCACTCAACATTGATCGCACGCCTATTGAGGAAATGAAAATGGCAGAAAATGAAGGAAAGTTTGACTATAATCCAAGCGCATCGAGCGAAGCCACCGCGACGCTGCCGAACGGAAACGATGTT GCTGCTGCCTCGGTTTCAAAGCACGTTGATCCATCTGCTGTAAACACCAACTCCACACAACTTGCACCCTCCAACGTACCGCCCACGATAACTACGCCGACGGCCAATGTGGGCGGTGTGTCAGCAGCGCAAGTAAAGCGGAAAAGTTCACTGGAAGACTTTGAGTCTGAAATAGAAGCGCTGAATCTGGACGATAATATCGATACTTCG GATGTAAATATAGATGACGTCGAGCTAAGCGATGATTGA